A region from the Engraulis encrasicolus isolate BLACKSEA-1 chromosome 18, IST_EnEncr_1.0, whole genome shotgun sequence genome encodes:
- the LOC134468223 gene encoding uncharacterized protein LOC134468223, whose protein sequence is MVNICVCAGCANSNVTGHRLHGFPSRKSKNFRAWVRFVQMKRANFSAASVTAHTVICEQHFTTDDYEKGDVMEHLMGFRKKVAVRLCKEAVPSLHSSACLANDPRATGGEASSSSGQARRSDAARRKREIIAAALEENVVANEDDTCPTGDAEPVDDVESELVVHRETQCDIRRTHRSIDVQVVLKPQMVSVETQTESDGWRSTPLVSPEHSEDELSDAMDKSGDVSWNPDEDMLSESSEEEEEAQLESQCTNDDDTDKFIVGKEQLLSLFSTCPACGEESQGRIIFQQGTYIKVQQSCGNCGHQQNWQNQRMLHRNMPAFNLTLSGAIHFTGCMATQTIRMLKLFGLQCISAPTFFRHQRLYTIPTIITAWEEEKKEIIRELKELDGGLVLSGDCRSDSPGHCAKYGSYTLIEDRVNKVLDVQLVQSSEVPSSSWCELEGLKRSIQSLKEQNMQVSTLITDRNRQVAKWVREQMAETSHFFDIWHIGKSVQKALDAGAKERGCEDLSLWRPAIINHLYWTAASTPSGDPDVMEAKWTSMIHHVQDIHHHETPAFPSCAHPQLEGEARDKEWLEPGSAAAVKLESIAAKKALLKDVRKLSPQHQTYSLEAYHSLILRFAPKHTGFSYLGMFSRLLLAALHFNCNSGRDVARTSTGEARYAVRYPRFKKGGWVVRPIVEKASYGYASQLMTSLEEGYTNSPQALQDRSALLGSTAPPPLTSSLQKIAMDEAVGQHIQRHSRFSTSGTSQV, encoded by the exons ATGGTCAACATTTGTGTTTGCGCTGGATGTGCCAACTCGAATGTCACTGGACATCGTCTTCATGGCTTTCCGAGCAGGAAAAGCAAAAATTTCCGAGCGTGGGTCCGTTTTGTACAGATGAAGAGAGCGAACTTCTCTGCAGCTTCTGTTACAGCTCACACAGTCATCTGTGAGCAACATTTCACTACAGACGACTATGAGAAAGGGGACGTGATGGAGCACCTCATGGGATTTCGTAAAAAAGTGGCTGTGAGACTGTGTAAAGAGGCCgttccctccctccattcatcGGCTTGTCTGGCAAATGACCCCAGAGCTACTGGTGGGGAAGCTAGCTCCAGCTCTGGTCAGGCAAGGAGGAGTGATGCTGCACGAAGGAAAAGAGAGATCATCGCCGCT GCCTTAGAAGAAAATGTAGTAGCCAACGAGGATGACACCTGTCCTACTGGAGACGCAGAGCCTGTCGATGATGTGGAATCGGAGCTAGTAGTCCACCGCGAAACACAGTGTGACATTAGACGCACCCATCGTTCAATAG ATGTGCAGGTAGTGTTGAAGCCTCAGATGGTCAGTGTGGAAACCCAGACAGAATCTGATGGATGGCGGTCAACACCACTGGTCAGTCCGGAACACAGTGAAGATGAATTATCAGATGCTATGGACAAGTCTGGGGATGTGTCGTGGAATCCTGATGAAGACATGCTGAGTGAGTcgtctgaggaggaggaggaagcgcaGCTGGAATCTCAGTGTACCAATGACGA TGATACTGACAAGTTCATTGTTGGGAAGGAGCAGCTCCTGTCATTGTTCAGCACGTGTCCGGCATGTGGTGAAGAAAGCCAGGGGCGCATAATATTCCAGCAAGGGACATACATAAAAGTTCAGCAG TCATGTGGAAACTGTGGCCATCAGCAAAACTGGCAAAACCAACGTATGCTACACCGAAACATGCCTGCCTTCAACCTTACACTTAGTGGCGCCATCCATTTTACTGGCTGCATGGCTACCCAGACCATAAGGATGCTTAAGTTGTTTGGACTGCAATGCATTAGCGCCCCCACGTTTTTTCGGCATCAACGCCTCTACACGATCCCAACAATTATAACTGcctgggaggaggagaaaaaggagatcATCAGAGAGCTCAAAGAGCTTGATGGTGGACTGGTCCTCTCAGGTGATTGCCG ATCGGACTCCCCTGGACACTGTGCAAAGTATGGCAGCTACACATTGATTGAAGACCGAGTCAATAAGGTGTTGGATGTACAACTCGTCCAG AGTTCAGAAGTCCCTAGCAGCTCATGGTGTGAGCTAGAGGGGTTGAAGAGGAGCATCCAGTCTCTGAAAGAGCAAAACATGCAAGTCTCCACTTTGATCACGGACAGAAATCGACAG GTGGCCAAATGGGTCCGGGAGCAGATGGCAGAAACAAGCCATTTTTTTGACATTTGGCATATCGGAAAAA GTGTTCAGAAAGCGCTGGATGCTGGCGCAAAGGAGAGGGGGTGCGAGGACCTAAGCCTTTGGAGGCCCGCGATAATTAATCACCTCTACTGGACGGCTGCTTCCACCCCTTCAGGAGATCCGGATGTGATGGAGGCGAAATGGACCAGCATGATCCACCATGTGCAGGACATTCATCATCATGAAACGCCTGCCTTTCCTAGCTGTGCCCATCCGCAATTGGAAGGGGAGGCACGTGACAAGGAGTGGCTGGAACCAG gatctgctgctgctgtgaagcTGGAGAGCATTGCAGCCAAAAAAGCCCTGCTGAAGGATGTGAGAAAATTGTCACCCCAGCACCAGACCTACTCTCTGGAGGCATATCACTCCCTCATCCTACGCTTTGCGCCAAAACATACTGGCTTCTCCTATCTGGGCATGTTTAGCAG ACTTCTGTTGGCAGCACTGCACTTTAACTGCAATAGTGGCAGAGATGTGGCACGGACCAGTACTGGAGAGGCACGCTACGCAGTCCGGTACCCTCGATTCAAGAAAGGTGGCTGGGTGGTCCGTCCAATCGTGGAAAAAGCATCCTATG GTTACGCTTCACAACTGATGACATCCCTGGAGGAGGGGTATACAAATTCACCACAGGCCCTCCAAGACAGAAGTGCTCTTCTGGGTTCCACTGCaccacctcccctcacctcttctctccagaAGATTGCCATGGATGAAGCAGTCGGACAACATATTCAACGGCACTCACGCTTCAGCACTAGCGGCACATCTCAAGTGTAG